The genomic stretch GCAAAGCAACTCAGGAGGCCGTAGATTTGATAAATGCGTGCAGGAAAAGAGATTTTGATCCGAAGGTTTGGGCTGCCAAGCAATATACGGTTAATGACTTTACAATGGATTCTTTGCTGGCAGAAAGAGGCAGAGAGTTTATTTTCGAGGGTTACAGAAGAGAGGATATCATCAGATTCGGTAAATTCCTGACCGGTACCTGGTGGGATCATAAGCCTACTAATGATAAAAATAAACTGTTATTTCCTGTACCTATTGCACAACTTGCACTAAACCCCAATCTAAAACAAAATCCAGGGTATTAAGATGTAAGAAGAAGAGGCTTCGCTATTTAGAGACCCTCTTCTGTTTGGCTGCATAATTAATTTTATTGTAAAGACTTGATTACGACTAACTTTTAGAATAATTTTATCGCATGAAAAAATTTATTCTTTTCCTTTTATGCTTCACGGAAATTCATTCATTCGCACAAACAAATAACAAGGCTGTCGAAAATCCGGCAGCCCTTGTTAATGTGTTTTTAGGCACATCTGCCGACCACGGACAGTTATCGCCGGCGGCATCTGCGCCGTTGAGTATGTTAAGCATTGTGCCGCAGACGTATCCGCATATACATACCGGATATGAATATTATGCAAAGGAGTTTTTGGGCTTTGCACATACTTGTTTGGAAGGTGTAGGTTGCCAGGGCAGCGGCGGAAATATTTTAATCAAACCATTTCTTGGAGATGATTACACGAAGTGTAAATTAATAAAAGCAAGCCAAGCCGGAAGCCCCGGATATTATAGTGTTTCGTTTACCAATAGAATCTCTGCATCTTTTGTTGTAACGCCGAAGTATGGGGTTCATCATTATGTTTTTCCGAAAGGAAAGAAGGGTTTTTATATCGATTTAAGCCATACGTTATCTAACGGTTTTGTTGATGAACAGCATACTATATCAAACGATACATTAAGCGGTTGGGTAGAAGCGGGAACCACTTGCAGCGTGGGTAAATACAAAATTTATTACCGGCTCGTTTTGGATAAAAATGTGCAATGGGACAGCGTTGGCAAACATCAATTGATTGCGCATTTGCCTGATGAGGCAGCAACAGTTGATATAAGAATTGCTTTATCGTCCGTTAATAATGAATATGCAAGAGCCGCTATCGGTAATGATAATTTTGATGTGCTGAAAAACAAGAGCGAAGCGGCTTGGAACAATATGCTTGCTCATGTGAAGGTTACGGGCGACAGAAAAAGAGAAGCATTGTTTTACTCGTTGTTGTATCGCGCTATTCAATCGCCATATAAAATTTCCGAGCCTGACGGGCATTACAGGGCTATCGACGGTTCGGAGCAAATTTCTTCCGATACCATGTACAACGGCTGGTCTATTTGGGACAATTATAAAACGCAATTGCCTTTACTTTCCGTGCTTTATCCGCAACAATACAAAGGCATTATCCGGTCTGTTGCGAATTTGTATAAATACGGCAAGAAAGACTATGCCACACAGCATGAACCGTCCAATACTGTTCGTACGGAACACGCGATGGTTGCATTGCTGGATGCATACAAAAAAGGTTATTCTATCGACTTTGCGCCGATAAAAGATTCTTTAAAGAATGAAGTTGACAGGCTTGATTTTTCGCATCCCGACAAAGCCTTAGAATCGAGCTACGATTGTTGGGCATTTTCGCAAATAGCATACATCCTGCACGACACAACGTTGAGCAATCGGTACGGACGAAAAGCGTTGGAGTATAAAAATTATTGGAACAAAGATTTTAAAGATTTAACCAGGCACGATGTGGACAGAATGCAGGCACGCGGAATGTATCAGGGAACAATTTGGCAATATCGCTGGCTTGTGCCTTTTGATGTGAAAGGATTGATGGAGTTGGCAGGCGGAGAAAAAGATTTTATTAAACAATTGGATACTTTCTTCGGCAACGATTATTACAGCCATGCCAACGAGCCTGATATTCAAATGCCGGTTTTATACAACGCCACAGGCGAACCTTGGAAGTCGCAGTACATGATGCATAAGATTGCCGTTGATACCATGATTCAGTATTATTTCAACGACAACAGCAGAGGCATTGATTCTTACATCGGACCGATTTATAAAAATGAACCGCAGGCATTCTTGCGTACGATGGACGATGATGCGGGAGCAATGTCGTCATGGTTTGTATTTGCTGCATGCGGGTTTTTTCCTGCATGCGTGGGCGAACCGGTATATTACCTGAATGTTCCGTTGTTTAAAACCGTTACAATTAATTTACCTGAAGAAAAAACTTTTACGATTAAAGTTGAAAATTTTTCTGACAAGAATTGTTATATCAAACGTGCTGTTTTGAATGGTAAAGTGTGGAACAAAAATTATATCACGCAACAAGATATTATGAACGGCGGAACGCTTGTGATTGAAGCATCTGCCGAGCCTGCGGAAAATAATCACATGGAAAAATGGATAAGTTCATTTTCTTTGAATTAATGCCACAGATGCACGAACAAATATCCGTGTATCTGTGACTATTCACTTATTTACCACGCCCCAGCTTTTATTTGGTCTATCGCCCATTTCCAGTTCCAAAGTTCCGCCATTGATTAAATCGCTGTGTGTGAAAAACGGCGTATTCAGCGGCTTTCCGTTGAGCTTTGCCGATTGAATATACTTGTTGGTTTTAGATGAATTGTGCGCGATTACAGTAAATGTTTTTCCGTTTTGGAGGCGAATGCTTGCTTTGGTAAATAAAGGACTTCCGATGGCATAAACAGGTTTGCCGGGCGTTACAGGATAAAATCCAAGGGAAGAAAAAACAACAAACGCCGACATTCCTCCGCCGTCTTCATCGCCTGGAATACCAAAAATATCGTTGTGGAACCAAGTATTTAGTAATATGCGAATGCGCTCCTGCGTTTTCCATGGAGCATTGGAATAATCGTATAAATACGGAATAAAGAAACTCGGCTCGTTGCCCATAGAAAATTGTCCTACAAGTCCTGTGGCATCGGTAAATTTTACCCAGAACAATTTCTTTTCCCTGCCCAGATCTTCTCGGAAC from Arachidicoccus sp. BS20 encodes the following:
- a CDS encoding glycoside hydrolase domain-containing protein: MKKFILFLLCFTEIHSFAQTNNKAVENPAALVNVFLGTSADHGQLSPAASAPLSMLSIVPQTYPHIHTGYEYYAKEFLGFAHTCLEGVGCQGSGGNILIKPFLGDDYTKCKLIKASQAGSPGYYSVSFTNRISASFVVTPKYGVHHYVFPKGKKGFYIDLSHTLSNGFVDEQHTISNDTLSGWVEAGTTCSVGKYKIYYRLVLDKNVQWDSVGKHQLIAHLPDEAATVDIRIALSSVNNEYARAAIGNDNFDVLKNKSEAAWNNMLAHVKVTGDRKREALFYSLLYRAIQSPYKISEPDGHYRAIDGSEQISSDTMYNGWSIWDNYKTQLPLLSVLYPQQYKGIIRSVANLYKYGKKDYATQHEPSNTVRTEHAMVALLDAYKKGYSIDFAPIKDSLKNEVDRLDFSHPDKALESSYDCWAFSQIAYILHDTTLSNRYGRKALEYKNYWNKDFKDLTRHDVDRMQARGMYQGTIWQYRWLVPFDVKGLMELAGGEKDFIKQLDTFFGNDYYSHANEPDIQMPVLYNATGEPWKSQYMMHKIAVDTMIQYYFNDNSRGIDSYIGPIYKNEPQAFLRTMDDDAGAMSSWFVFAACGFFPACVGEPVYYLNVPLFKTVTINLPEEKTFTIKVENFSDKNCYIKRAVLNGKVWNKNYITQQDIMNGGTLVIEASAEPAENNHMEKWISSFSLN